Proteins encoded in a region of the Lycorma delicatula isolate Av1 chromosome 6, ASM4794821v1, whole genome shotgun sequence genome:
- the LOC142325945 gene encoding transforming growth factor beta regulator 1 isoform X1, which produces MKMLSFNSDMHRKYFKTDPENEKYKKKHKRMKRTIKDILFENAALCDQVALMQERILIVKEERNFLLKKLQQLQPTAGKKVSEVEHSTINQTSVSDIMSAPNMLSSKKPAPKKRANSDTTDSGKSNVKIKKPPNVKAVNVKRKKIVQQIPLDTTGRPIFPIVLGDITVHSLGEVSDRSEYYTEDYIYPIGYCSTRLYGSLKDPEQRCVYTCKVMDGGMHPRFEIVADTDLDAPIVNQSIDQCHTMLLHQINKCLGSEVISTKGRGADFFGLSHSTVHHLIQSSPGARKCQGYIWTKFEVSRSSDMSGTEENEASLSYSALQRSILFSKSHSEIMIKEEPDVDENFGDDSVSFTEIFC; this is translated from the exons ATGAAAATGTTATCGTTTAATTCTGATATGCACAGGAAGTATTTCAAGACAGAtccagaaaatgaaaaatacaaaaagaaacataaaagaatGAAAAGGACAATTAAAGATATATTGTTT GAAAATGCAGCACTATGTGATCAAGTTGCCTTAATGCAGGAAAGAATCCTTAtagtaaaagaagaaagaaattttctCTTAAAGAAACTTCAGCAATTGCAACCTACTGCTGGGAAGAAAGTATCTG aagttgAACATTCTACTATAAACCAGACAAGTGTATCAGATATAATGAGTGCACCTAATATGCTTTCTTCAAAAAAACCAGCTCCAAAAAAGAGAGCAAATTCTGATACAACAG ATAGTGGAAAATcaaatgttaagataaaaaaaccTCCAAATGTAAAAGcagtaaatgtaaaaagaaagaaaattgtgcAACAAATTCCTTTAGATACTACTGGACGGCCTATATTTCCTATAGTTCTTGGAGACATTACTGTCCATAGTTTAGGAGAG GTTTCAGATAGATCAGAATATTATACTGAAGATTACATATATCCAATTGGTTATTGTTCAACAAGATTGTATGGTAGTTTAAAAGATCCAGAACAAAGATGCGTTTATACATGTAAAGTAATGGATGGAGGAATGCATCCCAG gTTTGAAATTGTTGCTGATACTGACCTTGATGCCCCTATTGTAAATCAATCCATTGATCAATGCCATACCATGTTATTACATCAAATTAACAAGTGTCTTGGCTCTGAAGTTATAAGTACTAAAGGAAGAGGTGCAGATTTTTTTGGACTATCTCATTCTACAGTACATCATTTGATACAAAGCTCTCCAGGTGCTCGTAAATGCCAAGGGTATATCTGGACTAAATTTGAG gtCAGCCGATCTTCTGATATGTCAGGTACTGAAGAGAATGAAGCATCATTAAGTTACAGTGCTCTTCAACGAAGTATTTTGTTTTCGAAATCACATTCAGAAATAATGATCAAGGAAGAGCCAGATGTAGATGAGAATTTTGGTGATGATAGtgtttcttttacagaaatattttgttag
- the LOC142325945 gene encoding transforming growth factor beta regulator 1 isoform X2, translated as MKMLSFNSDMHRKYFKTDPENEKYKKKHKRMKRTIKDILFENAALCDQVALMQERILIVKEERNFLLKKLQQLQPTAGKKVSEVEHSTINQTSVSDIMSAPNMLSSKKPAPKKRANSDTTDSGKSNVKIKKPPNVKAVNVKRKKIVQQIPLDTTGRPIFPIVLGDITVHSLGEVSDRSEYYTEDYIYPIGYCSTRLYGSLKDPEQRCVYTCKVMDGGMHPRFEIVADTDLDAPIVNQSIDQCHTMLLHQINKCLGSEVISTKGRGADFFGLSHSTVHHLIQSSPGARKCQGYIWTKFEVSRSSDMSGTEENEASLSYSALQRSILFSKSHSEIMIKEEPDVDENFGKA; from the exons ATGAAAATGTTATCGTTTAATTCTGATATGCACAGGAAGTATTTCAAGACAGAtccagaaaatgaaaaatacaaaaagaaacataaaagaatGAAAAGGACAATTAAAGATATATTGTTT GAAAATGCAGCACTATGTGATCAAGTTGCCTTAATGCAGGAAAGAATCCTTAtagtaaaagaagaaagaaattttctCTTAAAGAAACTTCAGCAATTGCAACCTACTGCTGGGAAGAAAGTATCTG aagttgAACATTCTACTATAAACCAGACAAGTGTATCAGATATAATGAGTGCACCTAATATGCTTTCTTCAAAAAAACCAGCTCCAAAAAAGAGAGCAAATTCTGATACAACAG ATAGTGGAAAATcaaatgttaagataaaaaaaccTCCAAATGTAAAAGcagtaaatgtaaaaagaaagaaaattgtgcAACAAATTCCTTTAGATACTACTGGACGGCCTATATTTCCTATAGTTCTTGGAGACATTACTGTCCATAGTTTAGGAGAG GTTTCAGATAGATCAGAATATTATACTGAAGATTACATATATCCAATTGGTTATTGTTCAACAAGATTGTATGGTAGTTTAAAAGATCCAGAACAAAGATGCGTTTATACATGTAAAGTAATGGATGGAGGAATGCATCCCAG gTTTGAAATTGTTGCTGATACTGACCTTGATGCCCCTATTGTAAATCAATCCATTGATCAATGCCATACCATGTTATTACATCAAATTAACAAGTGTCTTGGCTCTGAAGTTATAAGTACTAAAGGAAGAGGTGCAGATTTTTTTGGACTATCTCATTCTACAGTACATCATTTGATACAAAGCTCTCCAGGTGCTCGTAAATGCCAAGGGTATATCTGGACTAAATTTGAG gtCAGCCGATCTTCTGATATGTCAGGTACTGAAGAGAATGAAGCATCATTAAGTTACAGTGCTCTTCAACGAAGTATTTTGTTTTCGAAATCACATTCAGAAATAATGATCAAGGAAGAGCCAGATGTAGATGAGAATTTTG GAAAAGCATGA